One Nicotiana tomentosiformis chromosome 4, ASM39032v3, whole genome shotgun sequence genomic window carries:
- the LOC138910369 gene encoding uncharacterized protein, with translation MNGSRILYLHRQIATLTQGISSVLIYFSKLKELWAEFDVLIPCPDCGCEESKKYVKHFESQRLLQFLMGQNESYAQSNNQIMVMSPTSSINKANAMIISEKNRRSLALPKHVSKVNEGIVLFSNNRGYRAGNSSSPGSTAKFSSK, from the coding sequence ATGAATGGATCTAGAATATTGTATCTACACAGGCAAATAGCTACTTTAACTCAAGGGATCTCATCTGTCTTAATCTATTTTTCCAAATTAAAAGAGTTGTGGGCAGAATTTGATGTTTTAATACCCTGTCCTGATTGTGGCTGTGAAGAGTCCAAGAAGTATGTTAAGCATTTTGAGTCTCAAAGGCTTCTGCAGTTCTTAATGGGGCAGAATGAGTCATATGCTCAATCTAATAATCAGATAATGGTGATGTCACCAACTTCATCCattaataaggcaaatgccatgaTCATCTCTGAGAAAAACAGGAGGTCATTGGCTCTTCCCAAACATGTGTCTAAAGTAAATGAGGGCATTGTATTATTTAGCAACAATAGAGGCTACAGAGCTGGTAATTCTTCTAGTCCTGGAAGCACTGCCAAGTTTAGCAGCAAATGA